ATTCCCAATCGGATCGCCGCGGGCGGTGTCAGTGGCCTGGCTACGGTCCTCTACCACGTCACCGGCCTTCCGGTGGGTGTGACCATGCTGGCTATCAATATTCCTCTTCTTTACGCTACCTTTCGGATCATCGGCGTCAGTTTCAGTGTGCGGACCATCGTGGGGACCGTGGTCCTTTCCCTTACCATTGATCTACTGGAACCCTTCGTGCCCGCGGTGACCCAAGATCCTCTACTTGCCGCCATCTACGGTGGAGTTTTGTCGGGGATTGGCATTGGCCTTGCTTTCTATTTTGGCGGTTCCACTGGCGGCACCGACTTGGCAGCCCGGCTATTGAATCATTTTACCCGCCTGACCGTGGGCCAAAGTCTGTTGATTATTGATATGATCATTATTGGTGTGGCAGGTATTTTCTTCGGTGCGGAAGCGGCCCTGTATGCCATCCTCGCGTTGTATCTGAGTAGCAAGACCATCGACCTGATCCAGGAGGGACAAGGCGGAGCGCGGGCGGCCTTTATCATTTCCCAACGGCCCCAACAGATCAGTGACCGGATCCTAAGGGAACTGGAGCGGGGAGTTACGGCCCTCCATGGGAAGGGCATGTATACCCAAAGGGAGCGGGAAATCTTGATGGCGATCGTCTCCCGTTCAGAGGTGGTGAGGCTGAAGCGGCTGGTGCACGAGGAAGACCCCGCGGCCTTTATGATTATCACCGACGCGCGGGAGGTTTTGGGCGAGGGATTCAGCGGGTTCTAATTTTGACATCGCTTCTTGGCTTACAGTATAATCGAAGAAGCCAGATCTATTTAACGGAGAAAGGAAGTAATTTTCCTTGACCAAGCGCAGATTCATCGTCGTTTTCATACTCTTAGTCCTCATCGTGGCGGCCTTTTCTGTGCGCTCCATCTTCGAAGTTGGCGCTAAAGATGCGGTCGATGAAGAGGCCCGGCAGCTTTTTCAGATCATGGCCTTGATGGAGACCTTGTATTACAAGCCCATTGATGTCGAGCAGATGCTCCAAGGCTATGTGCAGTACGGCAATTTGGAAGCGATGCTGGTGGATCTCGTCGATCCCTACACCCAATATTTGCCCCCAAGGATGTATGAAGAGATGAAGGTGGA
The window above is part of the Bacillota bacterium genome. Proteins encoded here:
- a CDS encoding YitT family protein, which produces MVAFLIPNRIAAGGVSGLATVLYHVTGLPVGVTMLAINIPLLYATFRIIGVSFSVRTIVGTVVLSLTIDLLEPFVPAVTQDPLLAAIYGGVLSGIGIGLAFYFGGSTGGTDLAARLLNHFTRLTVGQSLLIIDMIIIGVAGIFFGAEAALYAILALYLSSKTIDLIQEGQGGARAAFIISQRPQQISDRILRELERGVTALHGKGMYTQREREILMAIVSRSEVVRLKRLVHEEDPAAFMIITDAREVLGEGFSGF